One genomic segment of Candidatus Saccharimonadales bacterium includes these proteins:
- the dnaJ gene encoding molecular chaperone DnaJ → MSKRDYYEVLGVSKTASADEIKKAFRKAAVQHHPDKEGGDEAKFKEINEAYEVLKDQQKRQRYDQFGHAGVGGNGGGASGGNPFEGFGGQNVNFDFGDGGLGDIFGQFFGGGGQQQRGPKRGRDVETSLTLTFEQAVFGVEEEIVLDMDDECEHCHGTTVEPGHSMKTCPTCKGAGQQTRVMNTIFGQIQQAVTCETCKGTGKVPEKVCTVCRGKGTQRRKQSVTLKIPAGIDDGSTIRLKERGEAIGGGARGDLYVHIRVKAHKKFTREGDIILSEEHISMIDAALGTEIEVETVDGNVRMKIPAGTQSGTDFKLSNHGVPHMRSSSRGAHIVSILVDTPTKLTKKQKDLLGQFDDAKKRGIF, encoded by the coding sequence ATGAGCAAACGCGATTATTACGAAGTCCTTGGCGTATCAAAAACCGCCAGTGCAGATGAAATTAAAAAAGCCTTCCGAAAGGCTGCTGTTCAACACCACCCTGATAAAGAAGGTGGTGACGAAGCAAAGTTTAAAGAAATCAACGAAGCATATGAAGTTTTAAAAGATCAGCAAAAACGCCAACGCTATGATCAGTTCGGTCACGCCGGAGTTGGCGGTAATGGTGGTGGCGCAAGTGGTGGCAATCCGTTCGAAGGATTTGGCGGCCAAAACGTTAACTTTGACTTCGGGGATGGTGGCCTGGGTGATATTTTCGGACAGTTCTTTGGTGGCGGTGGCCAGCAACAACGCGGACCAAAACGCGGTCGTGATGTTGAAACTAGCTTAACGCTAACATTTGAACAAGCCGTATTCGGTGTTGAAGAAGAAATCGTTCTAGATATGGACGACGAATGTGAACACTGCCATGGTACAACGGTCGAGCCTGGTCACAGTATGAAAACATGTCCCACCTGTAAAGGTGCTGGCCAGCAAACTCGTGTCATGAATACGATCTTTGGTCAGATTCAGCAAGCTGTTACCTGTGAAACGTGTAAGGGAACAGGTAAAGTACCCGAAAAAGTCTGTACTGTATGTAGAGGTAAGGGAACACAGCGTCGTAAACAATCGGTAACGCTTAAAATTCCTGCTGGTATTGATGATGGCTCGACGATTCGCTTAAAAGAGCGCGGCGAAGCAATTGGTGGGGGCGCAAGAGGTGATCTCTACGTGCATATCCGGGTAAAAGCTCACAAAAAGTTCACCCGCGAAGGCGATATTATTCTATCCGAGGAGCATATTAGTATGATTGATGCGGCTCTTGGGACCGAAATTGAAGTTGAGACAGTGGACGGCAATGTTCGAATGAAAATTCCAGCTGGTACACAGAGCGGTACCGACTTCAAGCTGTCTAATCACGGTGTTCCTCACATGCGCAGTAGCTCACGAGGCGCGCATATTGTCAGTATTCTTGTCGATACGCCGACTAAACTTACAAAAAAGCAAAAAGATCTGCTAGGGCAATTTGATGATGCCAAAAAGCGTGGCATATTCTAA
- a CDS encoding Crp/Fnr family transcriptional regulator has product MDTFKQFISHYPQQSFKKGETILLKGERPKCVYVIESGLVKTYSITKTGDERLVSIGRKDEDFPVGFAFGLIEESQYFYEAFTKCTVRLVPHQKFTKHLHANPESMYNRQVKMTIILLSSISRIHALEQSRASDKVAFTLLYMADQLGGILKSYKFTNHLKISVTQQEIADSLGLTRETTNIELKKLEMLKLIAHSRRSYILHMERLRDYLDQG; this is encoded by the coding sequence ATGGACACTTTTAAACAATTTATCTCTCACTATCCTCAGCAGTCCTTCAAGAAAGGCGAAACGATTCTCCTAAAAGGGGAGCGTCCAAAATGCGTCTATGTCATAGAGTCGGGTCTCGTCAAAACGTATAGTATTACGAAGACTGGTGACGAACGTCTTGTGTCAATTGGTCGCAAAGATGAAGATTTCCCGGTAGGGTTTGCTTTTGGACTAATCGAAGAATCACAGTATTTTTACGAAGCATTTACCAAATGCACCGTTCGTCTAGTGCCCCATCAAAAGTTTACAAAACATCTCCATGCTAATCCGGAAAGTATGTATAACCGCCAAGTAAAGATGACGATAATTCTCCTTTCGAGTATATCTAGGATTCATGCCCTCGAACAATCAAGAGCTAGTGATAAAGTGGCATTTACGCTTCTGTACATGGCCGATCAACTGGGGGGGATTTTAAAATCGTACAAATTTACCAACCACTTAAAGATCTCGGTCACCCAACAAGAGATCGCTGATTCACTTGGGCTGACGCGCGAAACAACGAATATCGAGCTCAAAAAACTAGAGATGCTTAAACTGATCGCTCACTCTAGAAGAAGCTATATTTTACACATGGAACGACTTCGTGATTATCTTGACCAAGGCTGA
- a CDS encoding glycosyltransferase: MNIAHVVPYSIKFPLDSHNGRYDWVLQLASLQTQRGHTVTIYCNPGSAIDNIRTVGIEHATEDKEHNNLETFRAALRNNHDIYHSHFDDLHYKVAHETTKQIVFTQHWWPKDSVIKLADLNPKNVWAVPPTQYMYDFDIQSGIRSKGFIHHGIDLELFRVRHAQKNNRLLFVGRISPEKNLETALAVSKRSGIGLDIIGKVAEKNLPYWNTLQSYIDGEQVRYLGQKNHQELVGYYASALAVIFPADIREAFGLVAIESQACGTPIIMKRGGSRKELVEEDKTGFLCETEDDFTAAVQRADTLQASACFEFAKRFDIHTMVEKYDNLYKDLLAI; this comes from the coding sequence ATGAACATCGCGCATGTCGTTCCGTACAGCATAAAATTTCCACTTGATTCACATAATGGAAGGTACGATTGGGTTTTACAGTTGGCGAGCTTGCAGACGCAACGCGGACATACGGTGACTATCTACTGTAACCCTGGCTCGGCTATTGATAACATACGCACCGTTGGCATTGAGCACGCGACCGAAGACAAAGAACATAATAATCTAGAGACCTTCCGCGCTGCGCTACGCAATAATCACGACATATATCATAGTCATTTTGACGACTTACACTATAAAGTAGCCCACGAGACTACAAAGCAGATTGTATTCACGCAGCACTGGTGGCCCAAAGACAGCGTAATAAAACTGGCAGATTTGAACCCCAAGAATGTTTGGGCGGTTCCACCTACGCAATATATGTATGATTTTGATATCCAATCAGGTATTAGATCAAAAGGTTTTATTCATCATGGCATTGATCTTGAATTGTTTCGCGTCCGTCATGCTCAGAAGAATAACCGTCTTCTGTTTGTCGGCCGCATCTCTCCAGAGAAGAACCTTGAGACCGCACTTGCTGTTTCAAAAAGAAGCGGCATCGGACTCGATATAATTGGAAAGGTCGCCGAGAAAAATCTTCCGTATTGGAATACCTTACAGTCATACATTGACGGAGAGCAGGTTCGCTACTTAGGACAAAAGAACCATCAAGAGCTGGTCGGATACTACGCCTCAGCGCTGGCTGTCATATTTCCGGCGGACATTCGAGAAGCTTTTGGACTCGTCGCGATCGAGTCCCAGGCATGTGGAACGCCGATCATTATGAAAAGAGGCGGCTCTCGCAAGGAACTCGTCGAAGAAGATAAGACTGGTTTTTTATGTGAGACCGAGGATGATTTTACTGCGGCGGTTCAACGTGCGGACACGCTACAGGCTTCTGCTTGCTTTGAGTTTGCGAAGCGATTTGACATACACACAATGGTAGAAAAATATGATAATTTATACAAAGACCTACTGGCTATCTAA
- a CDS encoding HIT domain-containing protein encodes MYHYRKTYKKYAQKNKDDKQKGTSCTFCHNITHEQKAESNDTMQVVFNRVSYDVFEGRAVLDHLMIVPKRHVESLNDFTDQEKLDLMSLAGEYEAKGYNVYARGMGSITRSVKHQHTHLIKIKNGAKAKLIFYLQKPHFLINR; translated from the coding sequence ATGTATCATTACCGAAAAACCTACAAGAAATATGCCCAGAAAAACAAAGACGACAAGCAAAAAGGTACTTCGTGTACGTTCTGTCACAATATAACTCACGAACAAAAGGCTGAAAGTAACGACACGATGCAGGTTGTTTTTAATCGGGTTTCCTATGATGTGTTTGAAGGACGCGCAGTGCTTGACCACCTTATGATTGTGCCTAAGCGGCATGTCGAATCATTAAATGATTTTACGGATCAAGAGAAGCTGGACTTGATGAGCCTTGCAGGCGAGTATGAAGCAAAAGGCTATAACGTATACGCTCGTGGCATGGGCAGTATTACACGTTCGGTTAAGCATCAACACACGCATCTTATTAAAATTAAAAATGGTGCTAAGGCTAAACTAATTTTCTATTTGCAAAAACCTCACTTCTTAATTAACCGTTAG